The DNA region CGCACGGCGCCTTCACCGCCGGAGGCAATCACTACGGCACGCTGCGGGCCATCGCGGAGGCGTACGGCGTCGGGCTCCTCGGCGCCTCGGCCAACCCGGCGAACGGCGACCTGTCGGGCGCCGCTCCCGCCCCGCCCCACACCGGATCCGCCGGACTGTCCCTGGTGACCCAGGTCTACAGCGACCTGCTCGGCCGCGCTCCGGATGCCGGCGGGCTGCTGTACTGGAGCGGCCTCATCGACAGCGGGCAGCCGCGCTTCCCCGTCGCCCTGAGCCTCACCGCCTCGACGGAGTACGTGGGAGACCAGGTGCAGGCCCAGTACCAGACCTACCTGCACCGCGTCACCGACGGCACGCTCACCAGCGGAGGTGAGGGCTTCTGGGTGAACTACATCGCCAGCGGCGCGACCTTCGAACAGCTCGCCGAGAGCCTGATCGGCTCGGACGAGTACTTCACCGTCCGCGGGCACGGAGACGCCTCGACCTACGTGACCACGCTCTACCAGGACATCCTCGGGCGCGGCCCCGACGCCGGAGGCCTGTCGTACTGGGTGGGACGGCTCAGCGCCGGCGCCCCGCGATTCCAGGTGTCGGCCTCGATCCTCGAATCCACCGAGGGCCGCCAGATGCTCGTCGACCGGACCTACCAGAGCCTGCTGCGCCACCTGCCGGACGGCCCCGGGCTCGCCTTCTGGACCGCCCAGCTGCAGTCGGGGCTGCGCGACGAGACCTTGATCGCATCGATCATCGGCTCCGACGAATACCTGCAGTACGCGGTGACCCACAGCGTCCTCTGACCGGAACGCGGAGGGCCGGGGTGGCGCGACGCCACCCCGGCCTCGAGCGTGAGCCGGGCCGGTCAGCAGGCGGCGCGGTCGCCGATCGGCTGCGGCAGGCGCCGGCCCAGCCGGTCGGTCATCGGCCTCTGACCCGCGGCGACGGTGCCTCGCGGCGGCACCGGGGAGACGAGCTCCGGGTACTGGGGCCGGGACGCCGCCCGGATGGAGTCCTGCAGGTCGGGCGGGCAGAGCGGGACCAGGCCGTTGCCCACGGCGAAGGCGACCGCGGCCACCTTGGTGTGGACGCCGAGCTTGCCCATCACGTTCTGGATGTGGGTTCGTGCCGTGCTGGTCCTGATCCCGAGGGCCAGTGCGATGACCTCGGTGTTCTCGCCGAGCACGAGCTTGGACAGGACCTCGTGCTCGCGGGGGGTCAGCGGATCGAGGAGCGCCTCCGAGGCGGCGGGACCGGCTCGCCGTGCCGCATGGGCCGGTGCACCTCCCGCGCGGACCACCAGCTCACCGGCGTGCACGCGCTGCAGGACCTCCAGGATCACGTCGATCGAGGCCCGCTTGAGCACGAACCCGGTCGCGCCCGAGGCCAGCGCGGTGGAGATCACGTCGCGGTCGTCGTCGCCGCTCAGGATCACCACCCGGGTGGCGCCGGGCGAGTCGAGGATCTGCCGCACCGCGGCGAAGCTGTCGCCACCGGGGAAGTGCGCGTCGACGAGGCAGACGTCCACGTCGAGCTCCGCCGCCAGCCTGACCGCCTCCTGCGGCTCGGTGACCGAGGCGACGACATCCTCGCCACGGCCCTGCAGGCACACCGCCAGGGCGTCGATGAACAGGCGGTGGTCGTCGCAGAGGAGGATGCGCATGGGGGTGCTCTCTCAGTTGCCGGACAGCCGGGCCGGGAGCACGAGCCGGACCAGCGCACCCCCGAGCTCGCTGCGTCCGAATTCGATATGCCCACCGTGCGCCTGCATCAGCCGCTCGGCGATGGTCAGTCCCAGCGAGGCCGCACCCGGGCAGGCGGCGCCGAAGCCGGGGCCGGAGTCACCCACCTCGACGACGGTCCATCGGTCGTCGCCCACCAGGGCGACGAGGATGACCCCCTGGGGGCCGGTCGCCCGGATGGCGTTCTCCAGCACGTTGGCGATGACCCGGCGCAGGGCGACAGGATCCGCCACCAGCGCCGGGCGCGGCTCCACGCTCACGCGCAGCACACCCGCGAAGGTGAGCGCCGCCCTGTCGACCACGTCGGCGAGGAGGTCGGCCGGGTTCACCGGCATGGCGAGCAGCCCGGTGCTCACGATCCGCTGGGTGAGATCGGCGAGCATCTGGGTCTCGTCGACGATGTGGCGGAGGCGCCGCACCACCTCGCCGGGCAGGTCGGGGTGGGTCAGCGCGGCCTCGGCCAGCGCGCCGACGGTGGCGATGGGCTGGCGCATGTCGTGACAGACCTCGCGGATCGAGCGATAGAGCACGCTCCCGAAGTCGTCGTGGCGCCGGTCCGGGCCCGCGAACGCAGCCATCGCGGCGCTCACGATCCGGCTCGCGTCTCGCTGACCGCCGACGGAGCCGGCTGGCTCGACGCGGCGCGCAGGCGGTAGCCGACGCGCGGCACGGTCTCGATGAACGTCGAGGGGCGGTGCTCGGTGGTGTCGGGCTGCAGCTTGTGCCGCAGCGACCTCACCTGCCGTGCGACCACGTTGGACGCCGGAGCCTCGCCCTCCCAGAGCGCGTCGATGATCGCCGAGCGCCGGACCGCCTCCCCCTGGTGCGACATGAACAGGCGCAACAGCTCGAACTCCTTCGGCGACAGGCGGATCGGCCTGTCGTCGACGAGGACCTCGTACCGGGCCACATCGATGGTGAGCCTGCCGGCGGTGAGCGGGGCGGGCGAGGGCGACGTGTCCTCCCTCACCCTCTCCATCCTGTGCAGCATCGCGGTCAGCCGGGTGGAGACCAGGTCGGGGTCACCACCGCAGGCGAGCACGTCGTCGGCCCCCGCCGCCAGCGCCACCAGCAGCAGGGCGCGGTCTGCGGCGGCCTCGGTGAGCAGCACCAGGGGGGCGGCGCTCCTGGAGCGGACCCACCGGCAGAGGTCGATCCCCGAGGCGTCGGGGAGGTCGACGTCGACCACGAGGGCGTCGGGACCCCACCGCTGGAGCATCGTCTGGGCCTCGGCGGCGCTGAGCGCGATGCCGACCTCGAAGCCGTCGTACCGAAGGTGGTCCGCCAGGTGCTTCCGCTCGTTCACGTGCCGGGTCACGAGCAGGCAGCGTCCCATTCGGCCGGCGCCGCCAGGCTCCATGATCGCCTCCAGTGTCCGAGGTGGCCCCTGATCCGGCCCGGACGGGGCGTATCAGGGGCTCGTCCGGGCGATCATGGCCTCGGCCATGGGGGGCGGCAACCAACGCTTGTGAAGGATGGTGAACCCCAAGCTGACAGGCCGCTCCGGGGGAGCCGCCGGCGGGTCGGAGGTCAGGCGTACCCCCAACGACGCAGCAGTGGCCAGCTCATCACCGTGACCGCGCGGCGGCTCCACCGGCCCAGCGACCGCCGCCACTCGTCGTCCTCACGCAGCACGATGTCGCCGTGCTGGAAGCGCATGTCGTTGCCGACCGCGGTGTGCGCGATGCCGAGGTGGACGCTCGGCGGGGTCGCGAACGCCAGCGCGCCCTCGTCAGCCGGCTTGCCGGCGAAGGCGGCGATGCGCGTCATCGTCTCGCGGGGCGACGCGATCACGTCCTCGTAGCGAACCACCACCTGGCGCCCGTCGAGCAGACGCAGACCGTCGAAAAGGAGGTGGTACACGATCCAGCGCAGCGTGAAGATCAGCGGCGGATAGCGATGCTTCCACACCACCCGGTCGACGGCATCCCTCACGATCTGCCGCTTGGTCGACGAGTAGGCGGCGCCCCGGATGTCCCTCACCAGGTGGACGATGCGCAGGTCGATCCCGGGGATCCCGCGAAGCGCGCACGCATACGCAGGGGCCTTGGTCGAGTCCACGATCACCTCGGCGCCGCTCACCGCGTGCAGCGCCGCGTAGAGACGGCCGAGCAGGGCGCGGTAGCGTCCGAGGTCCCGGGCGAAGCGCGGCCTGAGGCCGGGCAGCAACAGCATCGGGAGGTGCCGCTGCCGGGTGACCCGAGGATGGAGGGCCCTGAGCTCCTCGGCCTCGGGACTGTCCCAGCCGCCGAAGGCGTGGTCACCCACCGCCGTCCAGAATGCGCATTCGGAGAAGCGCGTGCCGCACCCGCAGAGCCGGTCCTCGGCCATGGAGTGCGTGGTGAGCAGCCCCAGCTCCCCGGTGGAGAGGAATCCCGGCATCTGGCCGATCATCCGGTCGGTGATGGTGCTTCCGCTCCTCGCACAACAGCCGATGTACAGGACTCTGACCACGTCTGGTGACCTCCTCGCTCTCGCAGCGCCAGGACGATGCGCATTGCCTCCGATCCTATCCATGGGG from Candidatus Dormiibacterota bacterium includes:
- a CDS encoding DUF4214 domain-containing protein, with amino-acid sequence MTARSRRVSTSLVASLTGAALLALPQAFSVPASAATAAAPHYMVIVEENQGSTAVLGSTSAPYINGLAATYASATNWYAIQHNSPADYLGLISGSTQGWGTGTTTPPFAGSTVVDELAARGIDWRAYMEDAPSPCYTGNTSGNYSNIHNPFLDFSSILSKPAQCNRVVPFAGNFVSDLNSASPPPFMWVTPNQCHDMHTVCAPSTDPILQGDQWLSTYLPTVLSSSWYASGGVVVLTWDEGGDNLGWNGGDGGHVATLVISARSHGAFTAGGNHYGTLRAIAEAYGVGLLGASANPANGDLSGAAPAPPHTGSAGLSLVTQVYSDLLGRAPDAGGLLYWSGLIDSGQPRFPVALSLTASTEYVGDQVQAQYQTYLHRVTDGTLTSGGEGFWVNYIASGATFEQLAESLIGSDEYFTVRGHGDASTYVTTLYQDILGRGPDAGGLSYWVGRLSAGAPRFQVSASILESTEGRQMLVDRTYQSLLRHLPDGPGLAFWTAQLQSGLRDETLIASIIGSDEYLQYAVTHSVL
- a CDS encoding response regulator transcription factor, yielding MRILLCDDHRLFIDALAVCLQGRGEDVVASVTEPQEAVRLAAELDVDVCLVDAHFPGGDSFAAVRQILDSPGATRVVILSGDDDRDVISTALASGATGFVLKRASIDVILEVLQRVHAGELVVRAGGAPAHAARRAGPAASEALLDPLTPREHEVLSKLVLGENTEVIALALGIRTSTARTHIQNVMGKLGVHTKVAAVAFAVGNGLVPLCPPDLQDSIRAASRPQYPELVSPVPPRGTVAAGQRPMTDRLGRRLPQPIGDRAAC
- a CDS encoding HAMP domain-containing sensor histidine kinase, producing MAAFAGPDRRHDDFGSVLYRSIREVCHDMRQPIATVGALAEAALTHPDLPGEVVRRLRHIVDETQMLADLTQRIVSTGLLAMPVNPADLLADVVDRAALTFAGVLRVSVEPRPALVADPVALRRVIANVLENAIRATGPQGVILVALVGDDRWTVVEVGDSGPGFGAACPGAASLGLTIAERLMQAHGGHIEFGRSELGGALVRLVLPARLSGN
- a CDS encoding response regulator transcription factor, giving the protein MTRHVNERKHLADHLRYDGFEVGIALSAAEAQTMLQRWGPDALVVDVDLPDASGIDLCRWVRSRSAAPLVLLTEAAADRALLLVALAAGADDVLACGGDPDLVSTRLTAMLHRMERVREDTSPSPAPLTAGRLTIDVARYEVLVDDRPIRLSPKEFELLRLFMSHQGEAVRRSAIIDALWEGEAPASNVVARQVRSLRHKLQPDTTEHRPSTFIETVPRVGYRLRAASSQPAPSAVSETRAGS
- a CDS encoding sulfotransferase encodes the protein MVRVLYIGCCARSGSTITDRMIGQMPGFLSTGELGLLTTHSMAEDRLCGCGTRFSECAFWTAVGDHAFGGWDSPEAEELRALHPRVTRQRHLPMLLLPGLRPRFARDLGRYRALLGRLYAALHAVSGAEVIVDSTKAPAYACALRGIPGIDLRIVHLVRDIRGAAYSSTKRQIVRDAVDRVVWKHRYPPLIFTLRWIVYHLLFDGLRLLDGRQVVVRYEDVIASPRETMTRIAAFAGKPADEGALAFATPPSVHLGIAHTAVGNDMRFQHGDIVLREDDEWRRSLGRWSRRAVTVMSWPLLRRWGYA